In one Musa acuminata AAA Group cultivar baxijiao chromosome BXJ2-5, Cavendish_Baxijiao_AAA, whole genome shotgun sequence genomic region, the following are encoded:
- the LOC135611692 gene encoding uncharacterized protein LOC135611692, with amino-acid sequence MGINDILCSVNPDEVSRVYYADGRIHIRKNRIGLCLDEGRRLQATDMDHLHRLPPPLASFAASWSLPWQPQEAGGVAMVEELKQALLRTTLELESTRATAKEELRRMESRALHFSRLLEAATRERDEARHALLLLLLHHTDCGQPLQEPKPNLGPNLALDEGTDVAEAAAVATAAAEDVVERSNLASSAVAEVELAAVRKALPEKGRLVEAVMGAGPLLQTLLLAGPLPQWRHPPPDLRSSEIPPVAISLNSIPKREKDGAGSPSPSSFWNSSSSSSPESGSHRSVGGEVQNVTFS; translated from the exons ATGGGCATCAATGACATTTTATGTAGCGTCAATCCGGATGAGGTGTCTCGTGTGTACTACGCTGACGGCCGCATTCATATAAGAAAGAATCGGATTGGCTTGTGCTTGGACGAGGGTCGCCGCCTACAGGCAACCGACATGGACCACCTCCACCGCTTGCCTCCGCCTCTCGCCAGCTTCGCCGCCTCATGGTCTTTGCCTTGGCAACCTCAG GAAGCGGGCGGAGTCGCGATGGTGGAGGAGCTGAAGCAAGCGCTCCTCCGGACGACCCTGGAGCTCGAGTCCACTCGCGCCACGGCCAAGGAGGAGCTCCGGAGGATGGAGTCCCGGGCCCTCCACTTCTCCCGCCTGCTCGAAGCCGCCACCCGAGAGCGCGACGAGGCCCGccacgccctcctcctcctcctccttcaccaCACCGACTGCGGTCAGCCACTCCAGGAACCCAAGCCCAACCTCGGCCCCAACTTGGCTTTGGACGAGGGGACTGACGTCGCGGAGGCGGCAGCGGTTGCTACTGCTGCCGCGGAGGACGTGGTTGAGAGAAGCAACCTGGCGTCTTCGGCGGTGGCGGAGGTGGAGTTGGCGGCAGTGAGGAAGGCCCTGCCGGAAAAGGGGCGACTGGTGGAGGCGGTGATGGGTGCGGGGCCGCTGCTGCAGACGCTGCTGTTGGCGGGGCCGTTGCCGCAGTGGCGCCACCCGCCGCCGGACCTGCGCAGCTCCGAGATCCCGCCTGTGGCCATCAGTCTGAACTCGATACCGAAGAGGGAGAAGGACGGGGCCGGGTCTCCGTCGCCGTCCTCCTTTTGGAATTCCTCATCATCCTCTTCCCCAGAAAGTGGCAGTCACCGTAGTGTCGGCGGGGAGGTCCAAAACGTCACGTTCTCTTAG